The genomic interval CAAAAGTTTCCGCATTTGCGGCTTCTGCTAAAGTTTGCGCAACTTCTTTTGTGATTCCACTTGCGCTAAAAAACGCGACTAAGGCTTTCATTTTTCTCCCTGCCAGGATATTTTTCTATCGTGAGGATAAAATCCTGCTTTTGGGCTTTCAGGTGCGTGATAAAAGATTCTTTTTCTGCCTTTGGTGCGCCTAGCTTAACCAAGCCCTTGTATGGGGGCTGCTTGGCATAAAAGATTCCGACATTACCCCAAGGGGCAAAATAGAAAAAATCGCCGCTTTGTGGGTCATATTCTCCGCTCTCTTGTGTGCTTAGGCTTTTATCAAGCCTAGCAATCTTTTCCTTGCCTACATAATCACTAAAGCTTAAAGCTAAAGGCAAGAGTGCGTAGAAATCCCTTGCAGCCGCATTATTTTCTAAAGTCAAAACAAAGCTTTTCCCTTGAAATTGCATTTGTATTTGCATTTGCCCCTCCAATCTCCCCCTTAAGTCTTTGCCTAAAGCGCATTGCGTTAGCAGCGCAAACAATAAACAAAGAAATGTATATTTGCGCATATTGTTCCTTTGCGTTCTACTTCAAGTTCGCATTAAAAAACACTGCGATTTTATCAAAGGGAATCTTTTGCGCATTGTCATACAAATCCGTGTGATTGGCATCTTTGATAAGCAACAATTCTTTATTTTTGCCCTTAAGCTTTTTATACGCGTCAGTGCTAAAATATTTGCTATGTGCCTTATCGCCGTGAATGATTAAAACCGCACTTTGTATCTCATCACTATATGCCAAAATAGGCGCATTGATAAAGCCTAAAGACGAAGTGAGATTCCAATGCCCATTGGAGTTAATAGAGCGTGCGTGGAATCCGCGAGGCGTTTTGTAATAGTCAAAATAATCTTTGATAAATTGTGGCTCATCGCCTCTAAGCTTTTGGGGCAATCCATCGGCTTTGGCGTAAGTGCCGCTTTTGAAATCCTTTGTGCGCTGTGCATTGAGACTTTCTTTAAGCTTATAGTGCGCCTTTGCGTCCATTGAATCATTATAGCCATTGGCATTGACGCGGCTCATATCATACATTGTAGAAGCCACGACTGCCTTAATGCGCGTATCCATTGCGGCAGCATTAAGTGCAAATCCGCCAAATCCGCAAATGCCCAAAATGCCGATTTTGTTAGAATCCACATTTGCATAATTGCTTAGAAAATCCACCGCTGCACTAAAATCCTCTGTATTAATATCGGGTGAGGCGACATTTCTAGGTTTGCCTCCGCTCTCTCCTGTATAGGAAGGGTCAAAGGCAAGAGTGATAAAGCCCTTTTGCGCTAAAGTTTGCGCATAGAATCCACTCGCTTGCTCTTTGACTGCGCCAAAAGGACCACTGATTGCGATTGCTGGCAGCCTTTGTGCTTTGCCTAGATTCTTAGGTAGATACAAATCCCCCGTGAGTGTGATTCCATAACGATTGGTGAATTTTACCTTTTGGACTTTGACTTCATTGCTTTTTGCAAACACCTTATCCCATTTCTCTTGAGCCATTGCTCCACCTCCTATAAAAAATATTAGCATTATAAAAATGCGTGTGAAAGTTTGTGTGAATGTTGTGTGTGTCATTTTGTTCTCCTAAAATTTATGCTTTATGTATCTTGGTATAATCAAAGAGGAATTTCGCGCTCTGTGGGTCGTGATGGTCTAAAAAAAGCGTTTTGCCCGTATCAATTGTGGCAATCTTTTGCATATCCTCGCCACTTAGGCTAAAGTCAAACACATTGAAATTCTCAATCATTCGCTCTTTGCGCGTTGTTTTTGGAATCACCACGATTTGCCTTTGGATAAGCCAACGCAACACCACTTGTGCGGCACTTTTATTATATTTTTCCCCGATGTTTCTAAGAATCTCATTGGTAAAAAGTCCATTCTTGCCCTCTGCGAAACTCGCCCACGATTGTGTAACTATGTCAAGCTCTGTATTTACTTTTTGTTCGGCTTGTTTTTGGT from Helicobacter hepaticus ATCC 51449 carries:
- a CDS encoding cyclophilin-like fold protein — translated: MRKYTFLCLLFALLTQCALGKDLRGRLEGQMQIQMQFQGKSFVLTLENNAAARDFYALLPLALSFSDYVGKEKIARLDKSLSTQESGEYDPQSGDFFYFAPWGNVGIFYAKQPPYKGLVKLGAPKAEKESFITHLKAQKQDFILTIEKYPGREKNESLSRVF
- a CDS encoding alpha/beta hydrolase → MLIFFIGGGAMAQEKWDKVFAKSNEVKVQKVKFTNRYGITLTGDLYLPKNLGKAQRLPAIAISGPFGAVKEQASGFYAQTLAQKGFITLAFDPSYTGESGGKPRNVASPDINTEDFSAAVDFLSNYANVDSNKIGILGICGFGGFALNAAAMDTRIKAVVASTMYDMSRVNANGYNDSMDAKAHYKLKESLNAQRTKDFKSGTYAKADGLPQKLRGDEPQFIKDYFDYYKTPRGFHARSINSNGHWNLTSSLGFINAPILAYSDEIQSAVLIIHGDKAHSKYFSTDAYKKLKGKNKELLLIKDANHTDLYDNAQKIPFDKIAVFFNANLK